One window of Bacillus sp. THAF10 genomic DNA carries:
- a CDS encoding PrkA family serine protein kinase, which produces MDILRKIEKYREEEQRLKWEGTFGQYLEILKQEPWVAQSAHSRVYNMIKDAGVEEVNGQRKYNFFSNALFGLEEALERLVEEYFHPAAKRLDVRKRILLLMGPVSGGKSTLVTILKRGLELYSHTNRGAVYAIKGCPMHEDPLHLIPHHLRDDFYQEYGIRVEGNLSPLNMMRLEKEYGGRIEDMLIERIFLSENQRVGIGTFSPSDPKSQDIADLTGSIDFSTIAEFGSESDPRAYRFDGELNKANRGMMEFQEMLKCDEKFLWHLLSLTQEGNFKAGRFALISADELIVAHTNETEYRSFISNKKNEALHSRIIVMPVPYNLRLSEEERIYEKMIRESDVADVHIAPHTLRVAAMFTILTRLKEAKRGDIDFVKKMRLYDGESVEGFNSVDVQELKKEYPDEGMSGIDPRYVINRISSTIIRKETPSINALDVLRSLKEGLDQHASISNEDRERFLNFISVARKEYDNIAKKEVQKAFVYSYEESAKTLMDNYLDNVEAYCNKVKLRDPLTGEEMNADEKLMRSIEEQIGISENAKKAFREEILIRISAYARKGKRFDYNSHERLREAIQKKLFADLKDVVKITTSSKTPDETQLKKINEVVARLIDEHGYNSTSANDLLRYVGSLLNR; this is translated from the coding sequence ATGGATATTTTACGTAAAATTGAAAAGTATCGGGAAGAAGAGCAGAGGCTGAAATGGGAAGGAACCTTCGGGCAGTATTTGGAAATTTTGAAGCAAGAACCTTGGGTGGCACAGTCTGCACATTCTCGGGTTTACAATATGATTAAAGATGCTGGAGTGGAAGAGGTAAACGGGCAGCGAAAGTATAATTTTTTTAGCAATGCCCTTTTTGGTTTAGAGGAGGCATTGGAGCGGTTGGTGGAGGAGTATTTTCACCCAGCTGCCAAGCGTCTTGATGTGAGGAAGAGGATTCTTTTACTTATGGGGCCAGTTAGTGGGGGGAAATCTACGCTTGTTACGATTTTAAAGCGAGGACTTGAGCTATATAGTCATACAAATAGAGGGGCAGTTTACGCGATAAAAGGGTGTCCGATGCATGAGGATCCGCTTCATTTGATTCCACATCACTTGCGGGATGACTTTTATCAAGAATATGGGATTAGGGTTGAGGGGAATTTATCTCCTTTAAATATGATGAGATTGGAAAAGGAATATGGAGGCCGGATTGAGGATATGCTCATTGAGCGGATCTTTTTATCTGAAAATCAGCGGGTAGGAATAGGCACATTCAGCCCGTCTGATCCGAAATCACAGGATATTGCGGATTTGACTGGTAGTATTGATTTTTCCACAATTGCAGAATTTGGGTCGGAGTCTGATCCAAGAGCGTACAGATTTGATGGCGAACTCAATAAAGCCAATCGTGGGATGATGGAGTTTCAGGAGATGCTGAAATGTGATGAGAAGTTTTTATGGCATTTGCTCTCCCTCACCCAGGAAGGTAATTTTAAGGCGGGTAGGTTTGCGTTAATCAGTGCCGATGAATTGATTGTCGCACATACCAATGAAACGGAATATCGCTCTTTTATCTCCAATAAAAAGAATGAAGCCTTACATTCTCGTATTATTGTCATGCCTGTTCCATATAATTTAAGGCTGTCAGAGGAAGAGAGAATTTATGAAAAAATGATTAGAGAAAGTGATGTGGCTGATGTTCACATTGCTCCACATACCTTACGAGTAGCGGCGATGTTCACGATTCTCACGAGGTTAAAGGAAGCCAAACGCGGGGATATCGATTTTGTGAAAAAGATGCGTTTGTATGATGGAGAATCGGTGGAGGGCTTTAATTCGGTGGATGTTCAAGAATTGAAGAAAGAATATCCAGATGAAGGAATGAGTGGAATTGACCCACGTTATGTGATTAACCGCATTTCTTCAACGATCATTCGAAAAGAAACGCCGTCTATTAATGCGTTGGATGTCTTGCGCTCCTTAAAAGAGGGATTAGATCAGCATGCGTCCATCTCCAATGAAGATAGAGAGCGATTCTTGAATTTTATTTCTGTAGCAAGAAAAGAGTACGATAATATTGCGAAAAAAGAAGTTCAAAAAGCGTTTGTGTATTCGTATGAGGAGTCTGCGAAAACATTAATGGATAATTATTTGGATAATGTGGAGGCTTATTGCAATAAAGTGAAACTCCGCGATCCGTTAACTGGGGAAGAAATGAATGCAGATGAAAAGCTCATGCGTTCGATTGAAGAGCAGATTGGTATTTCTGAAAATGCAAAGAAGGCGTTCAGAGAAGAGATATTGATTCGTATTTCTGCCTATGCACGGAAAGGAAAACGCTTTGATTATAACTCTCATGAACGTTTGCGTGAAGCGATTCAGAAAAAGTTATTTGCAGATTTAAAGGATGTCGTTAAAATAACGACCTCGTCCAAAACACCGGATGAAACGCAGCTCAAAAAGATTAATGAAGTGGTGGCTAGGCTAATTGATGAGCATGGGTATAATTCCACTTCAGCTAATGATCTTTTAAGATATGTAGGAAGTTTATTAAATAGATAA
- a CDS encoding B3/4 domain-containing protein has product MQFMIDSNVPSSSFGIILYKGITVGESPQMLKGRIRLFQESLHLDLEDKDMTDIDGVKEWRAYFKKTGTDPSRYRPSVEALYRRIKKGQFLEPIHSAVDLNNFFSLKYEIPFGIYDLSKLEGDVTVSIGDENSSYEGLNGREIKLNQMIHTKDANGPFGSPFVDSVHTSVSEKTTSALHEVYFKPSMGVEECEKMLAAISEMFVQVHGGTAEAQVLQSR; this is encoded by the coding sequence ATGCAGTTTATGATTGATTCGAATGTTCCTTCCAGTAGTTTCGGAATAATTCTATACAAAGGAATCACTGTAGGAGAGTCCCCGCAAATGTTAAAAGGGAGAATTAGATTGTTTCAGGAATCCTTGCACTTAGATTTAGAAGACAAAGATATGACTGATATTGATGGTGTGAAAGAGTGGCGCGCATATTTTAAAAAAACAGGAACAGATCCTTCTAGGTATCGACCTTCTGTTGAGGCATTGTACCGTCGTATAAAAAAGGGCCAATTTTTAGAGCCGATTCACTCTGCGGTGGACCTGAATAACTTTTTTTCATTAAAATACGAAATTCCTTTTGGTATTTATGACCTCAGTAAGCTAGAAGGAGATGTGACGGTGAGTATTGGTGACGAGAACTCGAGCTATGAGGGACTTAACGGGCGAGAAATCAAGCTAAATCAAATGATTCATACAAAAGATGCTAACGGACCTTTTGGAAGTCCTTTTGTAGATAGTGTACACACTAGCGTTTCTGAGAAAACAACATCTGCCCTTCATGAAGTGTATTTTAAACCATCAATGGGAGTAGAAGAATGTGAAAAGATGCTGGCTGCCATCAGTGAAATGTTTGTACAAGTACACGGTGGAACGGCTGAAGCTCAGGTGTTACAAAGCAGGTAA
- a CDS encoding nuclease-related domain-containing protein: MFFKERLVPKELQVYRMLRPRLEVMDEAYYWNLEKGYEGERQYDCWLESWKLPEWIVVNDLLLEHSRNVFQLDSLILTKERIYLFDVKNFEGDFFIEGERWFTLNKKEIKNQLLQLQRSETMLRKLLYDSGYNLPMVSNLIFVNPQFQLYQCPSDLPIIFHSQMERYKRKMLLECSGKCPTNHLRLAEKLVGMHMEDSPFSKFPQYEFDELRKGVFCLGCGGKCVRDSKYYLVCLDCEKKETNQAAVRRLIIEYLTLFPKGKLTSKVIYEWCGEVVSLKTISRVLNERYDLIGHGKSSKYTS; this comes from the coding sequence ATGTTTTTTAAAGAACGATTGGTGCCAAAGGAATTGCAGGTTTATCGGATGTTGCGACCAAGATTGGAGGTGATGGATGAAGCGTATTATTGGAATCTTGAAAAAGGGTATGAAGGGGAAAGACAGTATGATTGCTGGTTGGAAAGTTGGAAGTTACCCGAATGGATTGTGGTGAATGATTTGTTATTGGAGCATTCTCGCAACGTTTTTCAGCTAGACTCACTTATTCTTACTAAGGAACGCATCTATTTGTTTGATGTGAAGAATTTTGAAGGAGATTTCTTTATTGAGGGGGAGAGATGGTTTACATTAAATAAAAAAGAAATTAAAAACCAACTTCTTCAACTTCAACGTAGTGAAACAATGTTAAGAAAACTGCTTTATGACTCCGGTTATAATCTACCCATGGTTTCAAACCTCATTTTTGTAAACCCACAGTTTCAACTTTATCAATGTCCTTCTGATCTTCCGATAATATTTCATTCTCAAATGGAACGTTACAAACGAAAAATGTTATTAGAGTGTAGTGGTAAATGCCCAACAAATCATTTGCGCCTGGCAGAAAAGCTAGTTGGTATGCATATGGAGGATTCACCATTTTCAAAGTTTCCGCAGTATGAATTTGACGAATTGCGTAAGGGTGTCTTTTGTTTAGGGTGTGGGGGGAAGTGTGTTCGAGACTCTAAATATTATTTAGTATGCTTAGATTGTGAGAAGAAAGAAACAAATCAAGCTGCAGTAAGAAGACTAATAATCGAATATTTAACGTTATTTCCTAAAGGCAAACTTACTTCAAAGGTTATTTATGAATGGTGTGGAGAAGTGGTGTCGCTTAAGACTATTTCTAGGGTTTTAAATGAAAGATATGATTTGATTGGACATGGTAAATCATCGAAATATACTTCATAA
- the trmL gene encoding tRNA (uridine(34)/cytosine(34)/5-carboxymethylaminomethyluridine(34)-2'-O)-methyltransferase TrmL, with amino-acid sequence MTMVGIHVVLYQPEIPANTGNIARTCAATNTTLHLIRPLGFSTDDKMLKRAGLDYWEFVNVVYYDSLDELFEKNKEAEFFYITKFGMKPHTSFDYSNLEKDYFFVFGRETTGLPKELIQSNLDQCLRLPMTTNVRSLNLSNTAAILIYEALRQQDYPNLSLEFPEA; translated from the coding sequence GTGACAATGGTGGGAATTCATGTAGTTTTATATCAACCAGAAATTCCGGCGAATACAGGGAATATTGCAAGAACGTGTGCTGCGACTAATACGACGCTTCACCTAATTAGGCCGCTTGGCTTTTCAACCGATGATAAAATGCTAAAGCGTGCGGGGCTTGATTACTGGGAATTTGTGAATGTCGTGTATTATGACTCGTTAGATGAATTGTTTGAGAAAAATAAGGAAGCTGAGTTTTTCTATATTACGAAGTTTGGGATGAAGCCACACACATCCTTTGATTACAGTAATCTTGAGAAAGACTATTTCTTTGTTTTTGGAAGAGAAACAACGGGTCTGCCGAAGGAGTTAATCCAAAGTAACCTGGATCAATGCTTGCGTCTTCCTATGACAACGAATGTACGCTCGTTAAATCTCTCTAACACAGCCGCGATACTTATATATGAAGCTTTGCGTCAGCAGGATTATCCAAACCTTTCTTTGGAGTTTCCTGAGGCGTAA
- the yhbH gene encoding sporulation protein YhbH produces MTMSDDTNFVVSKEDWSLHRKGHDDQKRHQEKVQEAIKNNLPDLITEENIVMSNGREVVKIPIRSLDEYRIRYNYDKNKHVGQGDGESQVGDVVARDGSGQQKGPGKGEGAGDQAGEDYYEAEVSLMDLEAALFNQLELPNLQQKERAENVIEHYEFNDIRRTGLMGNIDKKRTMMSAYKRNAMKGKATFHPIYQEDLKFKTWNEVVKPDSKAVVLMMMDTSGSMGMWEKYMARSFFFWMTRFLRTKYETVDIEFIAHHTEAKVVSEEDFFSKGESGGTICSSAYRKALELIDAKYNPTMFNIYPFHFSDGDNLTSDNQRCVKLVGELMKVSNMFGYGEVNQYNRHSTLMSAYKNVQDEKFRHFILKQKPDVFHAMKEFFKKEENKKFA; encoded by the coding sequence ATGACCATGTCAGATGATACGAATTTTGTAGTGTCCAAAGAGGATTGGTCCCTCCATCGAAAAGGCCACGACGACCAAAAGCGCCATCAGGAAAAGGTCCAGGAGGCTATTAAAAATAACTTGCCAGATCTTATTACTGAAGAGAATATTGTAATGTCCAATGGCAGAGAGGTCGTAAAGATTCCGATAAGGTCTTTAGATGAATACAGAATTCGTTATAATTATGACAAAAACAAGCATGTTGGCCAAGGAGATGGAGAAAGTCAGGTTGGAGATGTGGTTGCCAGGGACGGGTCAGGTCAGCAGAAGGGTCCAGGTAAGGGAGAAGGAGCGGGAGATCAGGCTGGTGAGGATTATTATGAAGCAGAAGTTTCATTAATGGATTTAGAAGCTGCCCTTTTTAATCAGCTAGAGCTTCCAAACCTGCAACAAAAAGAACGAGCGGAAAATGTGATTGAGCATTATGAGTTTAATGATATTAGACGCACAGGTCTTATGGGGAATATCGATAAAAAACGGACGATGATGTCAGCCTATAAACGCAATGCAATGAAAGGCAAGGCAACCTTTCATCCAATCTATCAGGAAGACCTGAAATTTAAGACGTGGAACGAAGTGGTCAAACCAGATTCTAAGGCAGTCGTTTTGATGATGATGGATACGAGCGGATCAATGGGAATGTGGGAAAAGTATATGGCGAGAAGCTTTTTCTTCTGGATGACAAGGTTCCTAAGAACAAAGTATGAAACGGTGGACATAGAGTTTATAGCGCATCATACCGAAGCCAAGGTAGTAAGTGAAGAGGATTTCTTTTCAAAAGGCGAAAGTGGTGGAACCATTTGCTCATCCGCCTATAGGAAAGCGTTAGAATTAATTGATGCAAAATACAATCCAACAATGTTTAATATTTATCCATTTCATTTTTCAGATGGAGACAATTTAACATCTGATAACCAACGCTGTGTCAAACTAGTGGGGGAGCTGATGAAGGTTTCCAATATGTTTGGATATGGAGAAGTCAATCAGTATAACCGACATTCCACGTTAATGTCAGCTTACAAAAATGTGCAGGATGAAAAATTCCGCCACTTTATTTTAAAGCAAAAACCAGATGTGTTTCATGCCATGAAGGAATTTTTTAAGAAGGAAGAAAACAAAAAATTTGCTTAA
- a CDS encoding HNH endonuclease gives MNDLRRRSNKYAIKHSVNDILHDDSNREIGCIVLTDVKLYREEEFISTQEIGVSFPNQVVKLKYYDIELPSIIDSNYIPLPEEVSSREELYEGGLKTISVNAYERNSIARQRCLNHYGYECAVCNFNFYKSYGDIGNDFIHVHHLLELNQIGVEYKVDPIKDLRPVCPNCHAMLHRKKPAYTIDELKVLYNTAIKFGERGI, from the coding sequence TTGAATGATTTAAGAAGACGTTCAAACAAATATGCAATTAAACATTCTGTTAATGATATATTACATGATGATTCGAATAGAGAAATAGGATGTATAGTACTTACCGATGTTAAGTTATATAGAGAGGAAGAGTTTATTTCAACACAGGAAATAGGAGTATCATTTCCTAACCAGGTTGTAAAGTTAAAGTATTATGATATAGAGCTGCCGAGTATTATTGATTCAAATTACATACCACTGCCAGAAGAAGTATCTTCAAGGGAAGAATTATATGAAGGTGGACTCAAGACAATATCAGTTAATGCATATGAGAGAAACTCAATTGCAAGACAGAGATGTTTAAATCATTATGGATACGAGTGTGCAGTCTGCAATTTCAATTTTTATAAGTCTTATGGTGATATAGGTAATGATTTTATTCATGTTCATCACCTATTGGAATTAAATCAGATTGGAGTAGAGTATAAAGTTGATCCAATAAAAGATTTACGTCCTGTTTGTCCTAATTGTCATGCTATGTTACATAGAAAGAAACCAGCTTACACTATTGATGAGTTGAAAGTTTTATATAATACGGCTATTAAGTTTGGAGAGAGAGGAATTTAG
- the queG gene encoding tRNA epoxyqueuosine(34) reductase QueG yields the protein MNKQLKDEIIAYSKEIGIDKIGFASAGVFTGLKERLKTQQQLGYQSGFEEPDIEKRTTPELLVPKAKSIIAIALAYPSKMKNAPRSTKEERRGIFCRASWGTDYHHILRDKLAQLEAFIKEKHPEALTKTMVDTGELSDRAVAERAGIGWSGKNCAIITPEFGSYVYLGEMITNIPFEPDTPLEQNCGTCNKCVDVCPTGALVQGGQLDSNKCIAFLTQTKGFLADEYRTKLGNRLYGCDTCQTVCPENKGIDFHLHPEMEPDPEIVKPKLKPLLTISNREFKDKFGKISGSWRGKKPIQRNAILALAHFKDTTALPTLMELVKEDPRPVIRGTAAWAIGKMGDSSSMEFLIHQKDKEQNEDVLREIEKGMKMLEGERR from the coding sequence TTGAACAAACAGCTAAAAGACGAGATTATCGCCTACAGTAAAGAAATTGGGATTGATAAAATCGGCTTTGCAAGTGCAGGGGTATTTACTGGTTTAAAAGAGAGACTCAAAACACAGCAACAGCTTGGCTATCAATCTGGTTTTGAAGAGCCAGATATTGAAAAACGGACTACTCCAGAACTTCTTGTCCCAAAAGCCAAAAGTATAATTGCTATCGCCCTTGCTTACCCCTCTAAAATGAAAAATGCACCACGAAGCACGAAAGAAGAAAGACGAGGTATCTTTTGCAGAGCGTCATGGGGGACAGACTATCATCACATTTTACGTGATAAGCTTGCTCAACTCGAAGCTTTTATTAAAGAAAAACACCCTGAGGCACTTACTAAAACAATGGTTGATACAGGTGAGCTTAGTGACCGTGCAGTAGCCGAGCGTGCTGGTATTGGCTGGAGCGGGAAAAATTGCGCGATTATCACTCCTGAATTTGGTTCCTATGTATATCTTGGAGAGATGATTACCAATATCCCCTTTGAGCCAGACACCCCACTTGAACAAAACTGTGGAACTTGCAATAAATGTGTAGATGTTTGCCCGACAGGTGCTCTTGTTCAAGGTGGACAGCTCGATTCTAATAAATGCATAGCTTTCTTAACACAAACAAAAGGATTTCTAGCGGATGAGTACCGTACGAAACTAGGAAATCGTCTGTACGGCTGTGACACCTGCCAAACTGTTTGTCCAGAAAACAAAGGAATAGACTTTCATCTCCATCCTGAAATGGAACCAGATCCTGAAATTGTAAAGCCAAAGCTAAAGCCACTATTAACAATTTCTAATCGTGAGTTTAAAGACAAATTCGGGAAGATATCAGGTTCTTGGCGTGGAAAAAAACCAATCCAACGAAACGCTATCCTTGCCCTTGCACACTTTAAAGATACAACAGCTCTGCCAACCTTAATGGAATTAGTAAAAGAAGATCCACGACCGGTTATACGTGGTACAGCGGCATGGGCAATAGGAAAAATGGGTGATTCAAGCAGCATGGAGTTTTTAATTCATCAAAAAGACAAGGAACAAAATGAAGATGTATTACGTGAAATTGAAAAAGGAATGAAAATGTTAGAAGGCGAGAGGCGTTAA
- a CDS encoding helix-turn-helix domain-containing protein, whose translation MIDVSSLPYSQKVSHQMLKYIRLARNLSQDRFSEICKINQSVLAKLESNEIVLSPHYESKILEGCRKLSISHNELEAIKTLLEYKNTKNGGN comes from the coding sequence ATGATTGATGTAAGTAGTCTACCCTATAGTCAGAAGGTATCACATCAAATGCTAAAATACATTAGGTTAGCTAGAAACTTATCCCAAGATAGGTTTAGTGAAATATGTAAGATAAATCAAAGTGTTTTAGCAAAATTAGAAAGTAATGAAATAGTACTATCACCTCACTATGAATCAAAAATATTAGAAGGTTGTCGAAAATTATCAATTAGTCATAACGAGTTGGAAGCAATAAAAACATTACTTGAATACAAGAACACAAAAAATGGAGGAAATTAA
- a CDS encoding DUF4062 domain-containing protein encodes MKKKLQVFISSTFTDLQEERQAAVEAVLNAGHIPAGMELFKSGDVSQKEVIKKWINDSDVYMLILGGRYGVIDEETGISYTHWEYEYAGEIGKPRFAIIIHEEALENKVKELGSNVIEKVNYPLYENFRKLVLEKISKFYTDNKDIKLVIYESLKEFERREDLTGWISGKEVTENHSLLTENYNLLKEVTDLKKKLNKMATDLKKKDDIEGNDYEEILKVLKHKEVVIPIGTFNDDEYDGKKISLFLLFIVFQDDFTIGITNNASSMSKVENFLFYYVAPILITYGLLEKIKLANRIQRVQTSKAGLKFLKVSNNNEFKQKQSILDSAK; translated from the coding sequence ATGAAAAAGAAGTTACAAGTATTTATATCTTCCACTTTTACCGATTTACAAGAAGAACGACAAGCAGCGGTAGAAGCCGTTTTAAATGCTGGTCATATTCCTGCGGGGATGGAACTATTTAAATCAGGAGATGTGTCTCAAAAAGAAGTTATTAAAAAATGGATAAATGATTCGGATGTATATATGTTGATTTTAGGTGGTCGATACGGAGTAATTGATGAGGAAACAGGTATTAGTTATACACATTGGGAGTATGAATACGCTGGTGAAATAGGAAAACCACGTTTTGCTATAATAATACATGAAGAAGCTTTAGAAAATAAAGTAAAAGAATTAGGATCAAACGTAATAGAAAAAGTAAATTATCCTTTATATGAGAATTTCAGAAAGCTTGTGTTAGAGAAAATATCGAAATTCTATACTGATAATAAAGATATAAAGTTAGTTATCTATGAGTCACTAAAGGAATTTGAAAGAAGAGAAGATTTAACTGGTTGGATATCGGGAAAAGAGGTCACCGAAAACCATAGCCTATTAACTGAAAACTATAATTTGCTTAAAGAAGTTACGGACTTAAAAAAGAAGCTAAATAAAATGGCAACGGACTTGAAAAAGAAAGATGATATCGAAGGAAATGACTATGAAGAAATACTCAAGGTATTAAAACATAAAGAGGTAGTTATTCCAATTGGAACATTTAATGATGATGAATATGATGGAAAAAAAATATCGCTATTTCTGCTATTTATTGTCTTTCAAGATGACTTTACTATTGGGATAACAAATAATGCCAGTAGTATGTCAAAGGTTGAAAACTTTCTATTTTATTATGTTGCACCTATACTAATAACTTATGGATTATTAGAGAAAATTAAATTGGCAAATCGGATACAGAGGGTACAAACATCAAAAGCTGGCTTGAAATTTTTAAAAGTATCAAATAATAATGAGTTCAAACAAAAACAATCTATTCTTGATTCCGCAAAATAA
- a CDS encoding cysteine-rich VLP protein, with amino-acid sequence MKKKIKKLVVSNCANYTNGNCVLLDKKCPIVIGGSYRGNDIPPSDCSCSYFTTSVLPIDKAIEAQYYGRPTQDKKKCKSCGTQFATASNRATYCGDSCRKSARNKTHIKYNQNRVK; translated from the coding sequence GTGAAAAAGAAAATAAAGAAGTTAGTTGTTTCTAACTGTGCTAACTATACAAATGGTAACTGTGTGCTACTAGATAAGAAATGTCCAATAGTCATTGGTGGTAGCTATCGTGGTAATGATATTCCTCCAAGTGATTGTTCTTGTTCTTATTTTACAACATCTGTCTTACCAATCGATAAGGCAATAGAAGCTCAATATTATGGGAGACCTACTCAAGATAAGAAGAAATGTAAGAGTTGCGGAACACAATTTGCTACGGCATCTAATCGTGCTACTTACTGCGGTGATAGTTGTAGGAAATCAGCTAGAAATAAGACTCATATTAAATACAATCAAAATCGAGTTAAATAA
- a CDS encoding amidase domain-containing protein, whose protein sequence is MKDILKSHIQNRLNTYVLISNTTGRSITNEDTINQKQASHKRRGAEIVKCSATAKIHSIHQQPNEDEANIIYEIHTRYLIKQKNNLYLEEEVDHRYVQMIDGTILQDFSIIDEGETKLPRFLPPLEEDDVASPYSSDKKHEARFKFSRMEAVKYAEQYWNSYNPQFKKFDVNCTNYISQCLYAGGAPMIGYPKKSGGWWMRNNDWSYTWTVAHAMRWYLPKAKQGLKAKEVNTVMQLMPGDVICYDFEGDGRFDHTTIVVAKDENKEPLVNANTYNCRMRYWKYEDSTAYTPNMKYKFFHILDR, encoded by the coding sequence ATGAAAGACATCCTAAAATCACACATACAAAACCGACTTAACACCTACGTACTCATATCCAATACCACTGGACGCAGCATAACTAATGAAGACACTATAAACCAAAAGCAAGCTTCACACAAACGCCGGGGTGCCGAAATTGTTAAATGCTCAGCTACTGCTAAAATACATTCCATTCATCAACAACCAAATGAAGACGAAGCAAACATTATTTATGAAATCCACACTCGCTACCTTATTAAGCAAAAAAACAATCTGTATCTTGAAGAAGAAGTTGACCACCGTTATGTGCAAATGATAGATGGTACCATCCTGCAAGACTTTTCCATTATTGACGAAGGTGAGACGAAGCTGCCGAGATTCCTGCCACCTCTGGAAGAAGATGATGTAGCTTCCCCATATTCATCTGACAAAAAACATGAAGCCCGCTTTAAATTCAGTAGGATGGAGGCCGTAAAATATGCGGAGCAATATTGGAATAGCTACAATCCGCAATTTAAGAAGTTTGATGTAAATTGCACGAATTATATTTCGCAGTGTTTATATGCGGGTGGTGCGCCGATGATTGGCTATCCTAAAAAATCAGGAGGGTGGTGGATGAGGAACAATGATTGGAGCTATACGTGGACGGTTGCACATGCAATGAGATGGTATTTGCCTAAAGCGAAGCAGGGATTGAAGGCGAAGGAGGTTAACACGGTCATGCAGCTTATGCCGGGGGATGTAATTTGCTATGATTTTGAAGGAGATGGCAGGTTTGATCATACCACGATTGTTGTAGCAAAAGATGAAAATAAGGAACCGCTTGTGAATGCCAATACGTATAATTGTCGGATGAGGTATTGGAAATATGAAGACTCTACGGCATATACTCCAAATATGAAATACAAGTTTTTTCATATTCTAGACCGGTAA